gatgaaaaaagccgttaaagaatttaaatggaaaccatattgctacttcgatgtccagtgcgcgtgacctttgaccttttgaccccaaaatcgatggggaacatcttcatcccatgggtagtccatatatatgatatggtgacggtaggtggaaaggataatgctttagagcccagaaaccattgcgtctacagacgggcaactcgattccagtatacacccccccccccccacaacttgttgcggggggtataatgataCTTTATTAAAGACTAAGAAATCTTTGATATCATGTCTGCTGTTAAAAATAGGCAGTTCAGGATACAAACAAATTTGacaacaagaggtccatgggccacatcactcacctgagccacTTTGGCCctgttgtttttcaaggttaacACCAATGTATAACaagatcttgccataaagaatctacatattctggcccagtgcttcttgagcaaaagattttaaaatgaccccaccctatttttgcattttcgtgattatctcccctttgaagagagcATAGCCGTTTATTTGTTCAAGCTTGAATCCCCTTCCCCTTGGGATGCTTTGagcaaaatttggttgaaattggtctgCTGGTTAtgaagaagaagattttaaaaatttgtcaggGTTTtctgctattatctccccttggaaaagAGAGTTGCCCTTcaattaaacaaacttgaatcaccttcacccaaggatgctttttgccaagtttggttgaaattgacccagtggttctgaagaagtcaaaattgtgaaaagtttacaaacacatGACAGACAGAAAACGGGTGATCagacaaataaaaacaagattttCTACATAAAAATCTTACTTTTAAATAAATGTCTAGCAACTTCACAATTTTGTCTCTCCTGAAACAGAAAAAGTACAATAAGTCAatagtatacagttattgactgggttcatggacaacagctgttttgtttgacccgaaaACAGATCTGTTGCTCAAAGcagtaacgacgtaaacaagccaaaatggcagacgacggtcctccgaatctgataGGGgtaaaacaaaacagctgttgcccgaggacacagtctataactgttttgttatacatcttcattttttaaaggttgTTTTTACGagatgcacatggtttgttgacttcgaACTTTTAACAAGACAGTGTAATTGCGTACGTTTATCAATgtatccactagtttaaaagaaaacacacCCAATATCCGAATTaataatcaatcattacatttttcGTATTCCTGCTTAGtgtttcatctaataaattctgtatttcatcatcagttaAATCACTGAACCTTGCCATTGCGTAAGCAAAGCAGCAGACCGATAATCATGTGACTTGCGTAGCCAATGGAAAGAAGGCAGACTATTGCCCTGTCAACAGTTCAtaaactgttgaccggtcaatagaccATGAGTGTGAGAATTGGTTTAACAATTAGAATGTTGGTTCTAAATcatattagttttatataggaaagAAAAAAAGGTGTATAACAAGTCATTATATCCAACTGCATAACAGTATTGTtgtacatatgaatatataatgaCAAGAGATGTTTGACAAAGTCTGCATGGATATCATAGATAGCATTGCAAGCAATAGTGgttaaacaagagatgtttgtaaaacacatatgcctcCCATCgtgtaaaattgaaaagagttatacacacacatcacttattgagagtagtatcatcaattcaaaatattgagcagccaatatcttcctatgtcaagactggattgaccatgtgacctcaaaatcaataggggtcaccttctcttgaagatgtaccagtgtacaaagtttgatgtatgtcaaccAAAGgattctcaatatattgagatattcctatgtccagagtagattgacccttgacctttggacatgaaaaacaataggggtcctcttctactcataaccaaaccacatatgaaatatcattacgatcaagtgaatggttcttaagatattgagcggacaacatgtggtctaccgaccgacaggtgaaaagcaatatgcccctcttctttaaAGGGGGGCATTAAAATTAAAGTATATATACTACTACTGGTCAGTTTTCGGGCAGTGCAAAGCAAAAAAGGTCGCTTTTGTATTTCTGTGCCTTAGCCTTCCCTCCCACCCAgcccattttcagttttgaatttcaTATGCTTTCATTTGTGCATTTTCAGCTTTGTCGATTTGATGTTTGCTTATCAAAAGCGATCTTGTAACGAATGCAACAACCTATTCACTTTTTCCGTGTTGTTATTAAATAGTCaagaaaatttttatttttggacgAGGGCACTGAGGGAGAAAATAATTGAACAAATCTTTATTCCGATCTGACTAAATCACAAAGAATTTGAGTGGACATGTAGCAAAGAATACATTCTGCAGATTGAATTCTTTGTTTATTTGGTAAAAAAATCTACAAGTGCATTTTAAAGCCTATAGAATTGTATACTGAAAAATTCATGCGGGTCCACACCATACGTTAATATTCTACTTGACCTTGGCCTTTAGCTTTACAGGTATTTTTCTTTTACCTTTGCATACTTTTCACCAGATACACAGTCTGCTGACAGAACAATTTGTGAGGTAGTATGTCTTACAATCCAAAGTCTTTCTCTTTTTGTGAACTTCATCTTTGACTTGCATAAAATGCAAAGATGTCTTCCCGTTACACTATCAACTTGAGATCTAAATCTGAAGTTCGTTGATCAGTAAAATGATAAGTTATCACATCACATCATCATTCAACCTTCTGACCTCAAAATGTCCACTAAGTACTACGCTAATATAATGTCTGTCAGTCAAAAAATACTATTAAAAGTTATCATGTCACACAATCCAACATTGATTATATGATAATCATCTTGAACTTTCTGACCTCAAAATAGATATGTGTAGTACTAAACATACAGCCTAAAGGTttaaaaatactgaaaatatcCGGTTACAAAAGTGTTGACTAATGTACAAACAAATAGacggatggatggacagacaaatagatggatggacagacagatagatggaTGGACAGATGAATAGattgatggacagacagatagatggTTGGACAGATGAatagatggatggacagacaaataAACGAATAgatggatggatggacagacaaatGGATGGATGGACAGATGAATAGATGGACAGTAAGGCAAAGACAGACGGTAAGACAAATAGATGGTAAGACAAATAGACAGCGATTGATTTATGATTTTTGCATcccaatttttgttgttgtaaatcacATGTAAATGCATGATCTTTTGTCTTCCTTACTCATTCTATCAAAAGCTTTCATCAGTAGCCAGAGTGAACTCTCTGATCatccaaaatttcaaatatctacatattgtatttatttctAAGGGTAAATGGGCGACATGAAATGAACTTTTTTAACACCCTCACCCTTTCATTCTACAATATTCATACTCACTGTCTTACGAATGGAATACCACTGAGGCTTGTGAAGAGGTTTCCACCCTAGACTGGATCCACCTGTTGAATACTTAGATCGACTAGAATTTGAATGAAGTATCCCTCTCGTTGCTAGAGAGGCTGAATACTCTTGTAATACTGATCTGGTCTGGAAAAGATACAAAAAAGAACTGGGAATATTGATCACATGGGTATAAACTCAGCAAGGCGACAAATCTATTTAATGAATTCCAACCAATACAGGAAGTCTGCAAAgggtttaaaaatcttttttctaAGAGCAATACCCTATAAATTTTACTATTGATCATACTCTGATGATATTTTGCAGATCAACACTTTTAAGCTACTTACAGACCACTCGAAAGTCATAAAGTCTGAATCACTGAGATATTCAGATGCCCTGACGAGATCTGAAATCTCCGCGAAGAACTCTATGTAATTCTGGTGTAGATAGGCATTGAAGTAGTCTCCAGACAAGTTACATTTCTCTATTACATCCTGAAAGTGATTAAAAAATCCATTAAAAGGAAAATCATGATTTAATATTATATTCTAACTGCCATGCTAATTTCTACTGACAAATTATTGCAAAGAGGACACAAGATGTACCATTTTATTGAAAACTAGTAACTCAAACCATCAAAGCATgaaatttatgtgaaattcTTAAATTTGGTGGGACTTTGGCTGTATGAacttgtaaatgaaaataaaaagtagTCATTCATTCTATCCCTAGGAATGAATTCAGATTACATACATGTGATACACATTTACATATCAACAGAAAACTATATGACATGATGCATTTCATGACATGctaaaattcaaacaaaatggcTGAATATCTGTGGAACAATTTACATAACTAGTTAAATTTTTGACCTGCATTTATTTCTGAAAGTAAATGACCTGTAGAATCTCTCATTTTCATGGGGTCAAACATCTGTGGTTTGGGAAAATAATGGCATGTTCATTGTGTCTTGATTTCATGGTTGAGGAGTTGCAGTTTTTCTTTTACAGTTGATCACTATCCACTATTCAAAGAGGATATGAAGTCATGAGCATGTCTGTACCATcatgaaaatgagaaattctTTAGTTTTTACCTCTGGCTTCACAATAAGTGGGTCTCTCtcatgttctactaaatgtGGAGGTAACTTAGGTAAGTCTGGATGCTTTTGGGGATCATCTCCtgtaaatcaaaaatatttcaaaagtcaaatAGGACATGCGAAATGTAGAAcattattttcatcaaaaagtTACTGTTGCATGTGCTGCAAACACTAATTTGTAAGCCTTTGAATACTGTCCTTATACATTTTTACGCATGATACTTACTTCCACTATGTCCACCGTCAAATAAAATCTCTATTTCTATTTactatactttcatgtaaaatactcgaatctgattggttgagaagcatttgaaaaaacataatATTTCTCTGATCACGcactccagggtgatagtatctagcaatgGGTAACATTAATTGACAACAGGTGATATCataaaattatcacatgcgtcaaatctATGCATGTActgttcgccgtagattgttagacgacatCATTtaagcgtttgtaataaacatgaatacctgcattgatatacaaaacattgcatgatagtgattgattaaatgtcaacagacttaagtttttctgctttgttgttttataCAACATTCagtatattaaaacaaatttgcatgtagttgagggtaacattgaaaattttcatcccTTGAGAAACCATTGTCATTCTCGGCTatgcctcggttgacaatggttttctcagagtgaaaattttcaatgttaatgTCAGCTACATGCAACATTCATATAGTAAGCCATATGCAACTCAGCGGAATTTCATATCTATGGACCAAGCCAAAAATGATAATCCACTTCGTGGAATTAAATAGGTCTACCGTACTTCTACAGAAATACCCACTTTTACAATAAAGAATTTTGCCCAAAGCCCTAAACAGAAAGAGTGATGTATCCCTGCCACCAATGGCTGCTAAAGTGCCATCTGGGTCAGCTGCATTCTTGTCTCCTGTTTTTCTACTGGATTTCTGTGCCCCCTTTAATGATTGTTTCTTGGATTGTCTCCCCTTTGATGTGGCAGGTAAAAGGTCCTGTGTATCTATAaagaacatgaaatttcaattaTACAGGTCAAGAAATAAACTCTTTGTCtcttttaaaatctaaattggTCAGAACTGTATATGTATGcatgtaaatattgttttcaCCATATATATTTCGATGCatcaagaaaaaaaatgcagaaAACAGTGGGATAGACTGATGAATAGAGAAAGAAAAAACTAGTCCCCTTTGATTTCCCCAGAAAGGGACAAATGAAAATTGAGTGCTTATGACAGATTATTTCCAGTAAATATTTCAACCTTTGAGACATGCAAACTGCAGAGCATTGATGGCCCCTCTAATATCCCCAGCACTCGACATGGAGATAGATTCTATCACAGCCTTGGATGGCATGGAAAATTTGTGCATTCCCTGGAATATCAATCAAATTTCTTCATGTTACACCCTATTATCTTCATCTAATCACTTCATAAAATATGTCATCGTGTTTCCAGTTTCTGAAGTGATGATTTTACTCACATGTGCAGCTTCTTCTGTTGCAacttttgttaaaactttgcaCATTGTTGTTGCTGCCACAGGATTAAAGCTAAGAGCAAAGTAAATCAAACCAACACTATAAAGTCCATGTACATCTTGTGTTGAACtcatttattgtatataacatTATTCTTGCTAAGGCTTAATCTTTGTTTCATTTTCACTGGAGCCCAAACAACTAAAATTACAGTAAAAATAGCCTAACCATCGCATTTACCACGTTTCATTTTCACTGGAGCCCAAACAACTAAAATTACAGTAAAAATAGCCTATCCATCGCATTTACCATGTGcatagtgtgtgtgtgaaaaTGGATTTAGATAAGAAACCAAGTAAATAACCAAGAGCAAAATTGAAGTTGTACACAATATCTTATACACATTAtaagttctatttttttttttttttagaaaacataTGAACGAGATATATACTAAAGTACACACACCGATGGAAGCCTAAAATGACATTACAGTGAATATACCTGATATTTTCTATGTGAAGTTCCTGTTGTAAAGGTTTGGGAAACAATAGCCTCTCATTAGACTCCCCATTAGAGGAATCACTCAATATGAATACAAGTGGACACTTCCCAATATTAGAGTATTTCctgaaagaaaattcaaaagaaTTACATgtttaccgtatatactcaccTATAAGTCGGTTCACCTATAAGTCTGTTGCATACTTTTAAGTTATTTTGTAGAGATTTGCCATTGACCAgcttataagtcggtataaCTTTTTGgaagaatcggttgacaatttcaaattaaTGCTCCAATGTTTTCACCTGTTTCatgtaatattttgagaaatgcactgctatttattcattttctcaacaaatcaatttcaataatattaCACTcaagataaataaaatcattaaaataggtaAAGACTTGTACTTTATTAGAATACATAGATAATATATGTCCAGTCAATGTTAAtcattaaacaagatgtgtttgtgaaacacaaatgcccccgataatggccaattccaaagatggccaaggtcaaaaggacaaatatcttggtaccagtagaaagatcttgtcacatgaaatgctcatgtacaatatgaaagctctaatatttaccatttagaagttatgacctatgtaaaaaaaaattaaaagtaggtcaaatttcaaggtcaaaaggtttagtaccaacggaaaggtcttgtcacaaggtatactcatgtgcaatatcaaagctctatcacttactgttcaaaagttattagcaaggttaaagtttcagacagaatgacagaaaggacaaaaacaatatgtcccccgaccttcgatctcgggggcataaaaataatgtaCATTATGCCATctagaaaaatactaatcttcttaggactTGCCTATACGTTGGACACagaattttggatcaaattttAACTCCCAAAAAATCCAACTTacaggcgagtatatacggtatgtATTACTAACactcaatattatattttacatcaaagatgtACCAAACTTCCTTCAATCTGTAAATTTTGAGTCTAATTTTACcttaaaatttcatgaaaagatgcAGCATctttgtaaacaacatttggaaATTCCTgcaaaaaacaagaaatgttttaaaaacatacatgtCTCTCGTGTGGCAATATTGAAAAGGATAAATTTTCATTAAGAATGTCTTTAAAGATAGTGAAAAATATGGGTTATCTACTAGTCAGAGGCAACCACAATAATAAGTTTGatctctcaagatactgagcagaaatttcaaaataaacagtTATTCGAatcgtgacctttgaccttgtgatctgaaaatcaataggggccatctactctttagggggcaccagtgcaccaagtttgaGGTCTGTCAAGGAAAtaattctcaagatattgagcaaacagtatcttcctatgtccagtactgtatgacccttgacctttgaccatgtgacctataaatcaatatgggtcatctactccttacggTGTACCATCAAGtatgatgtctgtcaagcaaagggttcttgagatattgagtggacagtatattcctatgtccagagtggattgacctttgaccttttgacctgaaaatcaacaggggtcctcttctacttaTAACCAACCCATATATGAAGTTCTATTctgattgacctttgaccttttgacctgaaaatcaacaggggtcccTTCTACTTATAACCAACACATATATGAAATTCTATtctgatcaagtgaatggttctaaagatattgaatggacaataTGTGGTCTACCAACTGACAAGTGAGGAGCAATACGCTCCactctttgaaggggggcataaaaattgtaGCTTTCAGGTTcatgagaagaattttttttttttaattcttatataTTGGTATTTCTATGAAAAACTTAACATCCCTTATGTGGTGCTTCATCCTGGGGGTGAAGGAATAAAaatacttgaatctacacttaaTAAGGATGCTTACATAATTTAAATTGACATTTAAAAGAATTTCTCTATATATTCTTATGTACAGCATCTAATTACTcttgtggtcccaccctggcCATGCAGTACACTGGCACTGGGACTCATGGTTTGAAAACCTCCCACAAATCTTCATTTTATACGGAAGCTTTCGATATCAGTTTTGGTTATTcaggttcagtggttcttgagaaaattctTTAAGCACTTCGTCCAATTTGGACATTGTCCTCCTTATCAGAAGACAAAATCACATATGAATCTATCACTAAAGAATACTTTGTAGCAAGCTTGGTTTAAAAATGGTCCAAtagttcttgaaaagaaattgaaatgtgaATGGTTAATTGAAGGTCAGATGACAGACAATGGATAGATCTTAATCAGTAAGGATGAAGGTCATCTGATTGGCCTTGGCAATAGTGATTCCCACTTCATGTGAATCTCCCACAACATATGTAGCCATAAATCCAAATCTGAGTTTCAAATCTCCAAATACAAAAGTtacaatatgaaaatgaaataggCAACAATTTGCATTTGAAGAAATCAATAGACACCTTTAACTTGGTTGAACACAAACTACTTGTAGACAGGCACACAAAGTAACTACAGGTACTGTAAGCCAACTGCACATGTTGGAGATCACCAATTATTTACCTCTACAAGGATGATTTTTCCCTGGGCCACATTCCCAAATATGTCCAAGGAATTGTACTTATTAGCCCTGAGCAGAAACTGCTGGAACTGTGACATCTGAGAACCAGAATAGCTTCCTTCTACCTTGGAGTAATCTGGAagtaataattttaaaaaactgtgTCAAAAAACCAACCTACTTCTAAAAACTGTATTTATCTAAATCatcagaaaaaagaaaatatattcatCTACAAATATGAAGCTTAATTACTTGGGTTTTCATGCTAGAGAAACTTAGTCATTCTTAAAAAATCAGTTAATTTATACTTACATGTCGAGGCTGTGagcataataataataaaaaaaacctctaCCTGACCAGTTACTTCTCTTGTCAAGGAAAGACGACTCTCCATAAGAATCAGTTATGGGGTTTGTCCATTCTTTCAGTTCACAGTTTAGTTCCTTAGCCAACACTTGCACCAAAGCTGATTTTCCTGCACCAGCAGGGCCAGTTAAAAGAACCACAGGGggtctctgtaaaacaagaacTTAATTCATAGTGTTACACCTTTAATTACACCTGACCTAACAGAAATATTACTCCCACTGGAGTCACCCAAAGGGGAGTACTGGTACATTCTATGTATAGCATATTTGAATGCCACATTTACATCACTTATATAAACGTATACATGGTTATGGACCAGATTATCATGCAAACTGACCTTTTCCAAGGCCAAATGACCTTGGGTCAGTGCCATGACACACTATCTGGTCATAAGTAACCATTGTGCCTAGTGTAAACTTCTACAATGGCCTGGACAAAAATTTAAACTTTCACAAGTTGACCTTCACCAAATGACTCTTGAGTCAGGATCATAAAACCAGCTGGCGATTAGCAACCTTAGTGTCAGGTATGAGCATCTAATTTCTGTCTATCACAAAATGATGGTCCTGacaaaaatttctaaattcttaGTAACCTTGGGTTATGGTAAAAACACATCTGGCCATAAGCAACCTTTGTTGTGAGATTTTACAAAGTTATGACTCAgacaaaaatcaaataaattgtgGGATCTACACTACATTCCTGAAATTTGCGAGGTCCCTACATTAACATATTGACCTGTAAAGAAAATACTGACTACATATAAAGTAAAaggtcaaatatttttctttatcatttacCTGGTACTCTGAGAACTTATCCTGGACTAATATTAAGGTCGTAGACATAAACCAGTGAATCACAAcataaattttcataaacatgGTAAATAGATAATCTAAGggaaaaaattaattactgtTGAGTGAGACTCCAGATATCTCTTGAGCCAGGTCTGCAGTTCTTCTGTCTTCTTTTTATGCACAGCTAAATCAGActgaatgaaaaatgaaaataaaataggaCAATAAGTGGTATTACACATCACGAGATGAGAATTTTTAATAGGGCAAgtcatcaaatacatgtactacacaattttaagattttcaatgaaaaaattaTTGTTTGACATTTAtcaagtatatatttttattctatGACCTGTTTGCATCGAAAGTGTATCTGTGTacacaaacaaaaaaccccGACACATTCCATTTCAATCCAATTTTGCACAAAATATACTATTCATGACTATAAATTTACCATATGCCAGTGTTCAGAAAAGTCGATGACAAAGAGAGTTACTGCATGTCTAAACTTGTGAGTAATAGGATTAATCATCGAACAGTGCAAATGAGATTATTGTTTTGTTACTATTAAATTTAGGGAGTCCTGATGAAAATTTGCAATCCTtgtatgcttttttttttttttttgctttgttttcttttttctttgtaGAAACTTGAATGAATTACCAAACATTTTGGACTGTGTTTGTCTGACCACAATTCTTCCTCATAAGTTGGCCGTTTGATGACACCTGACCTTGAAGTGCACTGAGAAAGTGGTTTTGTGGCCAGTTTAGACTGTTTCATCTTTGCAGGCTGAGTTGAGGATGCAAAACTTCCGCAGTCTTCAAAGTCTCCGAAGTCTCCAAAGGATGACATCACCCATTGGGAAGAGCTAGCATTCTGTAAAAATGTTCCATGTTTCTTTATCATTTCACAAGGGTAAATTTCTAAAGTTaattatggaataaaatttCTAAGGATAGAAAGTAGTTGTAACAATCAATGGGACTAAGAAATATGAACAAGTAATATACACCATACTTAATACACAAATTCTGAGATTTCATGGTCCTCCATAATGGAGGTACATTTAGTATTCCCATTGATGCTTTACCGTTTGTGTGCATGTtagtgtatgtgtatgtgtgtgtatatatacacacacatagtCTTACATTACCCGACATCACAGGGTTCAACACTAAATTTAACAAGAACAAGACTAGTCAGACCAGTAGCTTAAAATTGTACTACACCTGACCCTAACATCACTAGACCTGACCCTAACATCACTAGACATGACCCTAACATTACTAGACCCGGCCCTAACATCACTAGACCTGACCCTAACATTACTAGACCTGACCCTAACATTACTAGACCTGACCCTAACATCACTAGACCTGACCCTAACATCACTAGACCTGACCCTAACATCACTATATCTGACCCTAACATTACTAGACCTGACCCTAACATTACTAGACCTGACCCTAACATTACTAGACCTGACCCTAACATCACTAGACCTGACCCTAACATCACTATATCTGACCCTAACATTACTAGACCTGACCCTAACATTACTAGACCTGACCCTAACATTACTAGACCTGACCCTAACATCACTAGACCTGACCCTAACATCACTATATCTGACTCTAACATTACTAGACCTGACCCTAACATTACTAGACCTGACCCTAACATTACTAGACCTGACCCTAACATCACTATATCTTACCCTAAAATCACTAGACCTGACCCTAACATCACTATATCTTAACATCACTAGATCTGACCCTAACATCACTATATCTGACCCTAACATCACTAGACCTGACCCTAACATCACTAGACCTGACCTCTTTTATATTACATGTGATTCTCCATCTCTCAGTATCTTTAATAACATACTATGTGttgaataattattatgaaaACTAATCTAGTCCTCAGAATGATGAGAAtgcatgtatttgaattttctagagaaagaaatttgaaatgattttcagtATAAAACATGTCTGTCATTAAAATGACTTGTATGCTGTACTTCTTCTGACTGTTGCA
This genomic window from Ostrea edulis chromosome 4, xbOstEdul1.1, whole genome shotgun sequence contains:
- the LOC125670265 gene encoding cell cycle checkpoint protein RAD17-like, with protein sequence MWSDDGSSRDSVVDLTNSPPLQVKKRKREIIPSKPVSKNASSSQWVMSSFGDFGDFEDCGSFASSTQPAKMKQSKLATKPLSQCTSRSGVIKRPTYEEELWSDKHSPKCLSDLAVHKKKTEELQTWLKRYLESHSTRPPVVLLTGPAGAGKSALVQVLAKELNCELKEWTNPITDSYGESSFLDKRSNWSDYSKVEGSYSGSQMSQFQQFLLRANKYNSLDIFGNVAQGKIILVEEFPNVVYKDAASFHEILRKYSNIGKCPLVFILSDSSNGESNERLLFPKPLQQELHIENISFNPVAATTMCKVLTKVATEEAAHGMHKFSMPSKAVIESISMSSAGDIRGAINALQFACLKDTQDLLPATSKGRQSKKQSLKGAQKSSRKTGDKNAADPDGTLAAIGGRDTSLFLFRALGKILYCKRDDPQKHPDLPKLPPHLVEHERDPLIVKPEDVIEKCNLSGDYFNAYLHQNYIEFFAEISDLVRASEYLSDSDFMTFEWSTRSVLQEYSASLATRGILHSNSSRSKYSTGGSSLGWKPLHKPQWYSIRKTERQNCEVARHLFKSYACPPDVLHTELIPFLSLIDVTLHDSGQISFMNEITKFSNATLRSEKLDEKDLELNKDSPENETCIGSTWSARVEDDNISDSQSKVVTETVEEEEEYEITEFDD